A region from the Vulpes lagopus strain Blue_001 chromosome 5, ASM1834538v1, whole genome shotgun sequence genome encodes:
- the MCL1 gene encoding induced myeloid leukemia cell differentiation protein Mcl-1 isoform X2, producing the protein MFGLKRNAVIGLNLYCGGAGLGDRSGGASSSGGRLLASGKEATTRREGGGGEAGAVIGGSAGASPPTTLAPDARRVARPSPIGAEGPNVSATPPRLLLLAPPCRASPPEEMEGPAADAIMSPEEELDGYEPEPLGKRPAVLPLLELVGEASSGPGMDGSLPSTPPPAEEEEDELYRQSLEIISRYLREQATGAKDAKPLGGSRAASRKALETLRRVGDGVQRNHETAFQGWVCGVLPCRGPRRWHQKCAAGFCRCCWSRSWFGISNKIAF; encoded by the exons ATGTTCGGCCTCAAGAGAAACGCAGTAATCGGACTCAACCTCTACTGtgggggggccgggctgggggacCGCAGCGGCGGCGCCTCCTCTTCGGGAGGGCGGCTTTTGGCTTCGGGGAAGGAGGCCACGACCAgacgggagggagggggaggggaagccgGTGCGGTGATTGGCGGAAGCGCCGGCGCAAGTCCCCCGACCACTCTGGCGCCGGACGCCCGGAGGGTCGCGCGGCCCTCACCCATTGGCGCTGAGGGCCCCAACGTCAGCGCGACCCCCCCGAGGCTGCTGCTGCTCGCGCCCCCCTGCCGCGCGTCGCCGCCTGAAGAGATGGAAGGCCCGGCAGCCGACGCCATCATGTCGCCCGAAGAGGAGCTAGACGGGTACGAGCCGGAACCTTTGGGGAAGCGGCCGGCGGTCCTGCCTTTGCTGGAGTTGGTGGGGGAGGCCAGCAGTGGCCCCGGCATGGACGGCTCGCTACCCTCGACGCCACCCCcggcggaggaggaggaagatgagttGTACCGGCAGTCCCTGGAGATTATCTCTCGGTACCTTCGGGAACAGGCCACAGGCGCCAAGGACGCGAAACCACTGGGCGGGTCTCGGGCGGCCAGCCGGAAGGCGTTAGAGACCCTCCGGCGAGTCGGGGACGGGGTACAGCGCAACCACGAGACAGCCTTCCAAG gaTGGGTTTGTGGAGTTCTTCCATGTAGAGGACCTAGAAGGTGGCATCAGAAATGTGCTGCTGGCTTTTGCAGGTGTTGCTGGAGTAGGAGCTGGTTTGGCATATCTAATAAGATAGCCTTTTAA
- the MCL1 gene encoding induced myeloid leukemia cell differentiation protein Mcl-1 isoform X1 — protein sequence MFGLKRNAVIGLNLYCGGAGLGDRSGGASSSGGRLLASGKEATTRREGGGGEAGAVIGGSAGASPPTTLAPDARRVARPSPIGAEGPNVSATPPRLLLLAPPCRASPPEEMEGPAADAIMSPEEELDGYEPEPLGKRPAVLPLLELVGEASSGPGMDGSLPSTPPPAEEEEDELYRQSLEIISRYLREQATGAKDAKPLGGSRAASRKALETLRRVGDGVQRNHETAFQGMLRKLDIKNEDDVKSLSRVIVHVFSDGVTNWGRIVTLISFGAFVAKHLKSINQESCIEPLAESITDVLVRTKRDWLIKQRGWDGFVEFFHVEDLEGGIRNVLLAFAGVAGVGAGLAYLIR from the exons ATGTTCGGCCTCAAGAGAAACGCAGTAATCGGACTCAACCTCTACTGtgggggggccgggctgggggacCGCAGCGGCGGCGCCTCCTCTTCGGGAGGGCGGCTTTTGGCTTCGGGGAAGGAGGCCACGACCAgacgggagggagggggaggggaagccgGTGCGGTGATTGGCGGAAGCGCCGGCGCAAGTCCCCCGACCACTCTGGCGCCGGACGCCCGGAGGGTCGCGCGGCCCTCACCCATTGGCGCTGAGGGCCCCAACGTCAGCGCGACCCCCCCGAGGCTGCTGCTGCTCGCGCCCCCCTGCCGCGCGTCGCCGCCTGAAGAGATGGAAGGCCCGGCAGCCGACGCCATCATGTCGCCCGAAGAGGAGCTAGACGGGTACGAGCCGGAACCTTTGGGGAAGCGGCCGGCGGTCCTGCCTTTGCTGGAGTTGGTGGGGGAGGCCAGCAGTGGCCCCGGCATGGACGGCTCGCTACCCTCGACGCCACCCCcggcggaggaggaggaagatgagttGTACCGGCAGTCCCTGGAGATTATCTCTCGGTACCTTCGGGAACAGGCCACAGGCGCCAAGGACGCGAAACCACTGGGCGGGTCTCGGGCGGCCAGCCGGAAGGCGTTAGAGACCCTCCGGCGAGTCGGGGACGGGGTACAGCGCAACCACGAGACAGCCTTCCAAG GCATGCTTCGGAAACTGGACATCAAAAACGAAGACGATGTCAAATCGTTGTCTCGAGTGATTGTCCATGTTTTCAGTGACGGAGTAACAAACTGGGGCAGGATTGTGACTCTTATTTCCTTTGGTGCCTTTGTGGCCAAACACTTGAAGAGTATAAACCAAGAAAGCTGCATCGAACCATTAGCAGAAAGCATCACAGATGTTCTTGTAAGGACGAAACGAGACTGGCTAATCAAACAAAGAGGCTGG gaTGGGTTTGTGGAGTTCTTCCATGTAGAGGACCTAGAAGGTGGCATCAGAAATGTGCTGCTGGCTTTTGCAGGTGTTGCTGGAGTAGGAGCTGGTTTGGCATATCTAATAAGATAG